A part of Ziziphus jujuba cultivar Dongzao chromosome 8, ASM3175591v1 genomic DNA contains:
- the LOC107413639 gene encoding uncharacterized protein LOC107413639 — protein sequence MKEEEVNRCQIQEWYPKFKSVSIKTLIHRLPESFVHYLVDDSGPFLVPVSVFNEDALPNRIHNPHEEEDYQVSEGGSEDESEQPSLPPPSFPELELEIKESIKELGGAVFPKLNWSAPKDSCWMSTTGTLRCTSFTEIALLLRSSDSLTHDLCHAYDSCTDKTSSRPPSFFLALRKWYPSLRPDMEFRCFVKGQNLVGICQREVTTFYPPLLENKCNLRVLIRKFFVEHVKHRFESQDYTFDVYVTRDERVKIVDFNPWGGFTLPLLFGWDELEKKVTSEEEEEEEEGGVEFRIVESQCGVRPGLKTAVPYDYLDTSPGSGWDQFLRNAEGELRKQTQSSEAGAGA from the coding sequence atgaaggaagaagaagttaaCCGATGCCAGATTCAGGAATGGTACCCAAAGTTCAAATCCGTGTCTATCAAAACCCTAATTCATCGGCTTCCAGAATCCTTTGTCCACTACCTCGTCGATGATTCAGGGCCATTTCTTGTTCCTGTTTCCGTCTTCAATGAAGATGCTCTACCCAATAGAATTCACAATCCACATGAGGAAGAAGACTATCAGGTTTCAGAAGGAGGGTCAGAAGATGAATCGGAACAGCCATCTTTACCACCACCTTCTTTCCCTGAACTGGAATTGGAGATTAAGGAGTCCATCAAAGAATTAGGAGGCGCTGTTTTCCCAAAGCTCAATTGGAGCGCACCCAAAGATTCGTGTTGGATGAGTACAACTGGGACCCTCCGATGCACCTCCTTCACTGAGATTGCGCTCTTGCTTCGATCCTCCGACTCCCTCACTCATGATCTCTGCCATGCCTATGATTCCTGCACCGACAAAACTTCATCCAGACCTCCAAGTTTCTTCCTTGCACTTCGCAAATGGTACCCATCTCTTCGACCGGACATGGAATTTCGCTGCTTTGTCAAAGGTCAGAATTTGGTTGGGATTTGCCAACGTGAGGTTACAACTTTCTATCCGCCTCTGCTTGAAAACAAGTGCAATCTTCGGGTGTTGATCCGGAAATTCTTTGTGGAACACGTGAAGCATAGGTTTGAATCTCAAGATTACACATTTGATGTATATGTGACGAGAGATGAGCGGGTTAAGATAGTGGATTTCAATCCATGGGGTGGATTTACCCTGCCATTATTGTTTGGTTGGGATGAATTGGAGAAGAAAGTGAcgagtgaagaagaagaagaagaagaagaaggtggtgTGGAGTTTAGGATTGTGGAGAGCCAATGTGGAGTAAGGCCAGGCTTGAAAACGGCGGTTCCATATGATTACTTGGATACGAGCCCTGGAAGTGGGTGGGATCAATTTCTTAGGAATGCTGAGGGAGAGTTGCGGAAACAAACTCAATCTTCAGAAGCAGGTGCAGGTGCTTAG